DNA sequence from the Thunnus albacares chromosome 22, fThuAlb1.1, whole genome shotgun sequence genome:
tcAAAAGTCAACAAAACCCCTCAAAATACTGAGTATACTAGAGCTGCAGTGATCGATTAttttcatgagaagaccatgagatacAGTGGAAAGCTCCGATGCTAGTAAGCGGACCTTTGTGCTTAGATGATCTCCCTTAAAAGATTCATTTCACAATAAATTGATTAgctgtttggtctataaaatggtgaaatatgtCGATATATGTTTCCAAAAACCAAAGATGACGTCCTTGAATGTCTTCTTTAgtcctgatcaacagtccacaactcagagatatttcatttactgtcataaaagataaaaaaaaaaacagaaaatattcacattttagaagctggaacaagaaaatttaaacattttcttcttaaaaaatgactcaaaacaattatttgattatcaaaatagtgagcaattaattttctattgattgactaattgattaattgactaattgttgcagttaTAGGAGGtgcactgaagaaaaaaaaaaatccatcagtAATAATGTTGAGTATTTATAAGAATAAAACAATATCTACAGGTAAGAAAAGACGGGAATCACATGCACAtgataaattaaaatacataaaaaagtcTCAACTGTGCAAAACACTCTCAACTGCTGTCTCAAAGCTAAACAAGATGATGCAAAGATGATTCAATATCTTCAaagttcatcatcatcaagtgTCTAAATGATCATTTCTTCCCCTTATAATTTAAGTTTTAGGAGAGGTGATCTTCTTTCCTTAAACCCAGATGATGCACACACGCCtacttcatattttatttaatatctaGAGCTCGGAGAGTTTGCTAAAAAATTTCCTTGACAGCTGGACAGAAAGCCggtccctccctctctctctgctctgggTCAAGGATCCAGGTGTGCCTCTATCAGTTCAACGCCGCAGCTGAGAGGAAGTGCATTCCTGAGTGATGATGATGCGTTTCCTCTCGGCCCCGCTGTGTGCCTTGACACGCCGCCGCCGCAATTATAGCACCACATCAAAAGGCTGCCTGCCATGACTCAgcgcatacaaacacacacacacacacacacacacacacacacacctacctagATGCAGAGCAACGACTGTAAACGCACACAGACTGAGACTGATCGTACTCCGTGAGTGTGTGGGCATCGATTAACGTTTCTGAACGTTACCTTGAGCTGCGTGGAtcgacgcacacacacacacacacacacacacacacacacacacacacacacacacacacacacacacacaaacaaatgcttAATGAACCTGCTGGCAGAGGCTGAAAAaagtacacacagacagacggacaaacacacacaataggATGAGCTTCAGCGCTTTGAGTGTCAGTTGATCTGTGCTAgagagccacacacacacacacacacacaaatacatacaaacacacacacacacacacacacacacacacacacaagctcttTCATCTCCGTTCAGCACCACGATAAACAAATGAGTCAGTCGGCGCTTGCAGAGAATCCtgactcatgcacacacacacacacacacacacacacacacacacacaagcacgaCAGATTCGGGGAGAGGAAGTCGGGGAAGGGGGCGGAAAAGCAGGgtggaaagaataaaaaaaaaaaaaaggaggaagagtgggtgaaagagagaagaagagatgatcaaagaggaagtaaaagactgaaaacagagtCAAAACATCCTCTTTTTTCATCCCCGCTTGAACCTCGTACACGCCATCTACGACACCGACCGGAGACCTAACGTCAGCACCGAGTGTCAACATCGCTCTTTCTCtcatatacatgcacacacacatacacacacatacacatcaaagTCAGGACTTTACATGTGAAGTAACTATGTGAAATCGTCACAGCTGCCTTTGAAGCCGCAGCAAACTGTACGAAATGCAGAACATCTACTGTACGTCCGAgctaaaagtataaaaaaggagaggaaacaggatTAGGCAATTTGAAAACAAAGATAGAGGTAGCGCTAGGCGATTAAGTCAATATTATTGTTACTCAACTTTCTGGGGAATCGACACGTAATGTTTTGATCTTATTAACACATTAGAGATACAAACTGCGACGTCCAAATGAACTCTTCTGAAGATGTGATTAAAAAGaacttgttgtttttccatATATGAAGAGTTTCGTCTCATTTCGTGCTCAACATACTGAAGTTCAGCACTTTAAACATcatgtttgattattttacagCATATTGTGGTTTATATCAGTGTCAGAAAATATTCTAATTCATATCATGAAGATTAATAagctacatttttttaaaaatgatttaaatccTTATTTAGTAcgaactgaacaaaacaaaacaagcaaactaaaCAAATAACTTAATGTACAAATAACTGATAAATATTTTGACAGTTGactatctttaaaaaaatgtattttctagttgtgtttttaaaaaatattatgatttgaattattatttatccaaatattgtgaaaaatgtgtttttttgactgttattcaaaaagatattttagCTATTTCAAGACATCTGGCTCTGATAACTTGTGATGTCTAATCACtttaatattaaaacatattaaattaaCAGTTAGCTGCAGCGCTAATTTTTGACTGAAGTTCAGTCTGTGTAGCTGATAATTTACTGCAttagaataagaagaagaattaaTTCTTAGTTTGCTTTTTGTGTACAAACAAAggctgaaaaaaagacaaaattttaAGCACAATTAAATCCAAAAATACAGAACACATCAGGAATAATTTTACTAATATAACTTAAATATAATCTATCAGATCTGATCATCTGATGAAAGGAGTGAACAAATTATTGTGTAAATCTGTGGtcacatttcctctttcttaACGCAGCTTTTGACATATTTAAgatttttgcaacattttaaaatcgTTGCATCACAAGTTCTGACAGCAAATACTCCAAAATCACAATGACAAAGGCAGttatacaaaaaacaacaacaacaagagagTCATTGATACATATTGATCAGACTATGAGTAAGCAGTATGATTCAGCTTTTTAACTTACAgtgatgcacaaaaaaaaaaggtcactgAACGCTGTAAAACTCTGAGATGTTGTTAAAAGATTGAACGTTACCGCAGAGGTCACGAGACGCCCTAAAACATCGACCGGAAGACAGTTAACAGTTTGCTTAACAACActacaaatgaaatatgatctCAAACACGACCGCTGACTTCAACTGACACCTatctcaacaacaaaaaaaaaaggaagagctTTGTTAAATTACTGCCAGGTTTTCTGCATCGTGAGGctcttttaatgtgttttgtcatcatACTAACTCGCCCCTCCTGGCACCGAGCTCTCTTCCGTgttttgtataaataaatatattttttcaaaagaTGTAGAAAAGCGTCTCGGATGACAGTCTTACAGCAGACAAAAGGctgtgaacacacaaacacccacgcataaaaaagaaaaagtacactCCGCATACATGCtgacacaaagaaaacagcagcacGTGCACAGACAGGCACAGAGAGACAACACCAGCTACAAAGACAGGAAGTCAGagccctcttttttttttttttgggtgatTCAGTCCATACTTGACCTCAGATAAACCTCAGTTCATTCAACGAGCTAATCGTCTACCGTTCTGCTGGCACACGACGCGAACACACAGACCTCAAGATGAACCGCATATTGGTGCCACTTCCTGTACAAGGCGCACTGTTATAGCCTAGACTTTCAGTTCCCTGGACAGAtgccttcaaaaaaaaaaaaaaaaaaaaaaaaaagacaacggCTGGCTGCTCGAAGCGCTTGAACGCAGCCTTGTCAGGATCACAGAGGCTTGATCCAAAATAGATTCACTACAGGAGCTGCAAATTGATATAATGTGACTAATAATAGCGTACACCACTTCGGGTTATTTTGGTTTTTCAGGGAGGAATAAATATCCCAAACACTTACTCACACATTTAAACTCATTATCATGCAAAGAAACTACATTTTTGGCTGCGTAAAcgccacaaaaaacaaaagattttccCGCCAAATATGATTATAAAAGCAGAGAAGAGCATTTAAACAACGAAATGTCAGAGtttgacacagaaacacacacttgtatTAACTCACCCTTGGTTGTCGTGGTGACTCCATCAGATTTGGTGAAGTCTATACTGGCATAGGCTCCGTTCTCCGGCAGAGGCACCGTCCCCGCCGCCAacgctgccgccgccgccgccgccgccgccacagAGCTCCCGTTGCTGCTACCACCTCCCGACGTCGTGGCTCCCGCGTTACTCCCGTCCTCCCTCAGCTCCAAGGCAATGTAGTTCAGGCCGTTCTGGTAACCCACGGACATGTTCCTGCACATTCTACCGGCTCCGGTTCCCGAGGACGAGGATGCTGCTGAGGTCCCAGAGGTCGTACCCGCTTCCGAGGCTCTCGTCTGAGCCTGGTGAGCCGGCGAGTCCCCTAGACCCTCCACGGACATCCACACACTGTCGAAAGACGCCGAGCTGGCCCATCTGGAAGCCTGACCCTCCGTTAAGTAAGATCCGTTTGGGGCTGCGGGGTTAGCCAGTGTGGGGTGGGTGGCTGAGGATGAGGGGCCTAGTCCTCCTCCAGAGGGAGTtgaattagaagaggaagtggaggagaaCGTCTCCGAGCTGTGTCTCCTCCTGCCTTGGGGGTCGGCTCGAACCACCTTGGGCTCCAGCTGGTGTGTCGGTGCCCTGCTGGGGCTCAGTGGAGGGAGAGTGGGAGAAATGGATGAGGAAGAGGCGGAGGGAGCGTGGCCGTAACGTCCCTCTATTACACAGAGATGCTGCAGCATGGCTGTGGGGCTTGTTTGCGTCCTCTCACCTCTGCTGAGGTTAAATGTCATGTCCGTGTAGTCGTCCCCCATTGACCTCCAGTGACCTCCAGCAGGGACTCCAGGGGAGGCCAGCGTCCCAGGATTGCTAGCCAGGGGTCGGATATAGCTGGGCGGGTTCCAGGGGGCAACAAGGCTTGGTCTGGGTGACTGGTTTTTACCCAGACATCCAGCACTGTCCTGCTGGTCTACACCGACCTCCACGCTCATATAGTCCTGGTGAGTTTGGGGCTGGGGAGGGGAGCGACGGCTGTCACTGGAGCCCAGGGAAGGTGCTTCGTCTTGGGCAGAGAGAGGGTAGGCGGGGGGCTGCTGTTGGTGGGGGTAGTGATCACCAAACTCAATATTAATATACTCTCCGGGACTGGAAGGCCCTTCAGATGAGCTACCAGTGGCGGGGACTGAGGTTGAGGTGCCTGCAGACGCCGTGGAGGGCTCACTAACCCGCAGTGGACCGTGAAAACTCCTTCTGCCTAAAGGGAGGCGGTTGGGCCTCACAACACGCCGGTCAGCCATTGCGGCGGTCGTGTGGTGAGCTCCGTAAGGCGGCGGTGGGTGAGAGGGAGTGGAGGTGCTACTACCTCCTCCACCCCTCTTCTCTGGTGTTGACATCGATGCTGTGGCAACTGATGAATAAACTGGCTTGGCAGGAGAACTCATAGGAACATACTCCCCATACTCcttctcatccctctctctggTGGGGGCCTTGTAGGAGCGAGGGAGGGAAAAATAAGGGCTGTAAGACTTGGAGGTGCCCTCAGGTGTGCCAGGTGTGTAGTATCCACTGCTCCCTTCGTTTGAGAGCTTGCGCCCCCCGCTGTTGCTGTACGACATGTCCATATATTCCCcgttctcaggtctctctgcTATGCTGTCACTCCCACTGGCACCCACCATGCTTGAGCTACTATGAGGGCTGGGGGAGGCCTGCACAGGGGAGGGGGAGCTGCCGCTGCCCCCTGGGAGCATCATCATGTAGCCGTGGGAGTCTGTGGAGGATTGAGACTGGAGCTGGGGGTGGTGATGGGCTGAACGGGGACCTAAAGCCGGACTGTGAAACTGAGGGGAATGGGAGATGTGATGCGAGTAAGAGCTGGGTTGCATAGGCATGTAGTCGGGAGGAGTGTCCCGCGGCGACGCAGCCACGCCACACATCATGGGCATGTAGCCGCTGTCTTCCttggcagaggaggaggaggaggagaggggagggcgTTCACCGCTGGCTTCCGTCCTGGACAGTGTGGAGGGACGGCTCTGCTGGCTGTGCTCAGAGCAGGAGCTGTAGTCAGAGCGgagcgaggaagaggaggaggagggcccACCACGGAGTAAACCACTGCCAAATGGTAATACCACATCAGATCCCTCTTCCAGTGAGAAGTTGGTCTGGGTCATTTTCTGGTAAACTGCCACTCCAGAGCCGCCAGTTGCACCACCAGCGGGTCTGGAGAAAGAGTGCGTCCTCCTCCTTAGTGACGATGAAGAAAAGCGGTCATCCTCCGTTGTCGACGTGCTCTCGTCTCGTGGCGTGTCACCTCCGCTGTTGTTTCCAGAGCCCCCACTGGTGCCAAAGACCTCCCGGTTCCACCCCATGGCCATGTAATCGTTTAGACAATTCTCCTCTCTGATTGGTGGGGTGTTTCCGAGGGAATCTGGCGTGTTACTCCGCACCCGGAAGTACCTGAAGTCGCCGGGGCTGGAGCCGTACTCGTCTGAGGAGTTGAAACCGCCGTCGGATGGCGAGCCGCATATCGAGGCGCTCGACGGGCGGGTGAGCGTGTCTGACACAGAGCCGTGGCCGCTGCTGGAGGAGACGCTGACTGGACTGGTGGTGGAGGGGAAGTGAGAGACTGGGAGCGAGGCAGAGCGGGCATGGTAGGTGGACGACGACCCCGGGATGGCTCTGACGTAGCGTCCGCCGCCTGTGCTTGTTCCAGCGTTTCCTGTGGCGACGCCACTCCCACTGCTGCCTCCGCCCCCCTCCTGACGACCGTGATGGGCACGTGCTGAGTTTAGGTGAACCAGACTTCCTGTGGCAGAGCGGAACGGCCGGTTCATCGTCCCCTCGCCCTCGCTGGATGTTCGGAAGCGATAACCACTAGCCCCCGAGCTCTTACTCGACGGCGGCGTGCCAACAACCGACTCTGTCCTCGACCGCCGCTGCAGCCCCGTCTGGCTCGGTGGCAGGTTGCCCAGGTGGCGCCGCGTCGTGATAAACGGCATGGGGTTGGAGCCCGAAGACTGGCTCTTGCTCCTGGGCCGAAACTCAGCAAAAGCTTTTAGGGCTTTCATTGTCTCCAAGATAGTCTCATGCATGTTCTGGGCTACGACAGAGTCATCCACCTGCATCCATATCTCCCCGGGCCCGATAGAGGAGGAGCGACCCACCTCGATGAAAAAGAAGCTTTCAGAGTGTCCGCAACGCCTGATATTCATCAGCTGTAGGTTAACACAGGGGGTTTCAGAGTTCAACTTAACGAGGTGAATGGTTTTAGTTGAGAGGCATAGCCGGTACACACCTGTGAGGTTTTTAGTTTGACCCAGTCCTTTAGGTTTGACATTCACCTGCCACACCTCCTTAAACACAGTACCAGGGGTGACTGTACCATATCCATCATCTAAATCATCAGAATCCAAGTGCCCTTTTTTGCCTTCGCTCATCAGCTCACTGACAGCTACGTACCAGTCCTCTTGCTCCTGCTCGTTTTCAGCCACAATAGCAAAGTACTCGTCCTTAGTATAAAGGGCAATgaggtgtttgtttttggaaTCCGCCCTTTTGTTTACCGTAAAGCACTGGTAGAGGTAAATAACCCTTTTCGGGGGAGAAGGGGCGACCGCTCCACCGCTGGCGGCGGCCGCGGCAGCAGAGCGCAGGCTGTTCCTGAATTTCTTCTCGCTGTCGTAGTACTCCAGGCGGCTCGGCCCGAGGTGGCTGGCAGCCCGCAGCACGAAAAACCTTTTATGTCCATGTTTTTGCTTTCTTAAATAGCCACATTTGCGAATATCATCCACAACATCCGAGGTATTTGCGACGCTCACAGACGCGTATACAtggccgccgccgccgccgccgccgctgccgctAGCGGCGGAAGAAGCGGCGGGGTCCTCGGCGGTGTGTACCTGGCTgagagacgaggaggaggaggaggaggaggctttCCTGCCCGGGGACTCGGCGATGTTTTCCCCGgaaagatgctgctgctgcggaGCCAGCTGGTAGTGATGGTGCTGCTGTTGATCCTTTGGCGGGTGATGGTGGCTGAGgaggtggtgatgatgatggaggtGGTTGGAGGGCGGTAAATGTTGATGGAAGCGAGagccgcctcctcctcctccgcctccgcCGATATTAATTAACGGGGAAGGGGGTTCCCCGACCGAGCCGTCTCCGTTTGCGGTGGCGGCCGCAGATTTCGTCCCCACGTCCCTCTGCTGCGTCTCCAGCATCAACATCGCTGCCTTGCCTTCCTGGTAATTCGTGAAATTTGCCATCAGAGAAAACAATCAAAGGTCACTTTACTAGCAAGCTAATCCGAGTGGACCTAGACCCCATTCTTGTTTTGGGAGACGAGCTCCGGAGTCCGGCTAGGCCAGCTAACGTTGACTCGCACGGCTCAGATTTGCAATACTCACGGACCGGCTTTGTTATTCCGCCAAAAAAAACGAGTCCCTTTGCCCTTTTAGCAGCGAGGCAGGTATTCCAATGCgggcttttttgttttgtttttttctttacgAAATGAAGCCCACCGTGTGCAACATGACCACGTTCAGCCGTGTTTCTATAATCGGGAGGATCCGGCTAGCTCGGTTAGCAAACCGTTCCCTTCTCCTCCTGTACACATCTCTACGGGCCAGagcacaaacaacacatgacCCTCTGCGTCACCGGCCAAACGGGAGGAACAAAGAGTCAAACACGCGCTCTGATTGGACGATCATTCTAACTGACATCCGCTGACAGGCGCGACAGCCAATCGTAATCCAAAATGAGTTCCTTGCGTCAATACCTCTAACCAATCACGTCGCGCAGGGTTTATCTAAGTTATAAATAGGCGTCGACTTTCTGGGGCTGATCTGGAGTCCGATGTTAGGTTTTCAAGCAACTGTTTAGACGTAGAAAGCTGATCCCGGACCTGCAGACGAGCCAAACAGCGAACCCGGAGTCTTCCCCCCTGTGGGTATAAGTATACCCAGAGTCTTGAGtcaactttttatattttggttatttattttagaCCTTGTTATTAAACCTTGTTCAAACCCCAAAAAGCCGTTTTTATATGGAGGCTTTGCTTTGGCATCAAATCTTGTGTAAGTTTTTTTActctcaaaataaaaaatgttttcca
Encoded proteins:
- the LOC122973672 gene encoding insulin receptor substrate 2-B is translated as MANFTNYQEGKAAMLMLETQQRDVGTKSAAATANGDGSVGEPPSPLINIGGGGGGGGGSRFHQHLPPSNHLHHHHHLLSHHHPPKDQQQHHHYQLAPQQQHLSGENIAESPGRKASSSSSSSSLSQVHTAEDPAASSAASGSGGGGGGGHVYASVSVANTSDVVDDIRKCGYLRKQKHGHKRFFVLRAASHLGPSRLEYYDSEKKFRNSLRSAAAAAASGGAVAPSPPKRVIYLYQCFTVNKRADSKNKHLIALYTKDEYFAIVAENEQEQEDWYVAVSELMSEGKKGHLDSDDLDDGYGTVTPGTVFKEVWQVNVKPKGLGQTKNLTGVYRLCLSTKTIHLVKLNSETPCVNLQLMNIRRCGHSESFFFIEVGRSSSIGPGEIWMQVDDSVVAQNMHETILETMKALKAFAEFRPRSKSQSSGSNPMPFITTRRHLGNLPPSQTGLQRRSRTESVVGTPPSSKSSGASGYRFRTSSEGEGTMNRPFRSATGSLVHLNSARAHHGRQEGGGGSSGSGVATGNAGTSTGGGRYVRAIPGSSSTYHARSASLPVSHFPSTTSPVSVSSSSGHGSVSDTLTRPSSASICGSPSDGGFNSSDEYGSSPGDFRYFRVRSNTPDSLGNTPPIREENCLNDYMAMGWNREVFGTSGGSGNNSGGDTPRDESTSTTEDDRFSSSSLRRRTHSFSRPAGGATGGSGVAVYQKMTQTNFSLEEGSDVVLPFGSGLLRGGPSSSSSSLRSDYSSCSEHSQQSRPSTLSRTEASGERPPLSSSSSSAKEDSGYMPMMCGVAASPRDTPPDYMPMQPSSYSHHISHSPQFHSPALGPRSAHHHPQLQSQSSTDSHGYMMMLPGGSGSSPSPVQASPSPHSSSSMVGASGSDSIAERPENGEYMDMSYSNSGGRKLSNEGSSGYYTPGTPEGTSKSYSPYFSLPRSYKAPTRERDEKEYGEYVPMSSPAKPVYSSVATASMSTPEKRGGGGSSTSTPSHPPPPYGAHHTTAAMADRRVVRPNRLPLGRRSFHGPLRVSEPSTASAGTSTSVPATGSSSEGPSSPGEYINIEFGDHYPHQQQPPAYPLSAQDEAPSLGSSDSRRSPPQPQTHQDYMSVEVGVDQQDSAGCLGKNQSPRPSLVAPWNPPSYIRPLASNPGTLASPGVPAGGHWRSMGDDYTDMTFNLSRGERTQTSPTAMLQHLCVIEGRYGHAPSASSSSISPTLPPLSPSRAPTHQLEPKVVRADPQGRRRHSSETFSSTSSSNSTPSGGGLGPSSSATHPTLANPAAPNGSYLTEGQASRWASSASFDSVWMSVEGLGDSPAHQAQTRASEAGTTSGTSAASSSSGTGAGRMCRNMSVGYQNGLNYIALELREDGSNAGATTSGGGSSNGSSVAAAAAAAAALAAGTVPLPENGAYASIDFTKSDGVTTTTKD